CCTCCTGGGGGTGGGTGATCGGGGGCGGGGCCGTCCGCACGCCGCTGGGGAAGGCCGCGGCGGCCAGCGCGTGCAGCGCGAGCACGTCCGCACGGACCGCCTCGGGGTCGTCGGCGTCGAGGGTGTGCACGAGCAGCGTCACCCCGTCGGGCCCGCGGTCGACGTCCAGCGTCAGGGTCCCGGGGGTGAGGGTCATGGCGTTGGCGACCACCGTGGCGACCGCGTCGGTGCCGGTTGGCAGCGCGACCTCGACCACCCGCGGCGACAGCGACAGGCGCGGCGAGCTGAC
The genomic region above belongs to Egibacteraceae bacterium and contains:
- a CDS encoding Na+/H+ antiporter subunit E — encoded protein: MSARLRLRLPPRGDLAGAVVRTAGLALMWGALWADLSPGTLAAGVLVAAGVQFAFPGLAPRPTGRVNLFALAKLGVVFTWMLVTANLSVLRRVSSPRLSLSPRVVEVALPTGTDAVATVVANAMTLTPGTLTLDVDRGPDGVTLLVHTLDADDPEAVRADVLALHALAAAAFPSGVRTAPPPITHPQEDSP